Genomic segment of Microthrixaceae bacterium:
CCGTTCCTCCGTTCAACGACGTGCGGATGCGCCGTGCGCTCGCTCTGGCATCGGACCGAGACGATGTGAACCGGCGGGTGAACGCGGGCTTGCCCACCGTCGCCGAGGGCCCGTTCGGTCCGGGATCAATCGGATTCCTGGAGGACACCGGATTCCCGCAGTACGACATCGAGGCGGCCAAGGCCCTCCTCGCTGAGTACCAGGCCGAGAACCCCGGAGCCGAAACCGGATTCACCATCAGCTCCACCACCGATCCCGCGGTCAAGCGCATCGCCGAGCTGATTCAGCAGCGGGCCAGCGAGGTGGGAATCAAGATCAAGATCGACGTGGTCGAACAAGCTGCCCTGATCGACCGGGCCATCTCGAAGAACTACCAGGCCATGGTCTTCCGCAACTATCCCGGTGGCGATCCCGACCTCAACTACGTCTGGTGGTACGGCAAGGGCAACCCCGTCAACTTCGGCGGCTGGGACGACCCCGAGCTCGACAAGCTCCTCGACGCCGGGCGGTCCGAGACGGATCCGGCCAAGCGCAAGGAGATCTACCAGGACGTGAACCGCCGCATGGCGACCGAGGTGCACGGCATGTGGGCATGGTTCACCCCGTGGGCCGTCGTGACCGCTCCCGAGGTTCACAACATCCTGGGACCCCCGCTTCCCGGGGCGGACCCCTCCCAAGCAGGCGAAGCCACGACCGACGATCCCGCACAGCAGCCCAGCACCGGCTTGGCGACGGGGCACTCGCTCCTCGGCCTCTGGATCGAGCAGTAGCAGCAACCATCGACCTGGTCGCCCGCGTCGACCCCCACTGGTGGGGCGGCGCGGGCGACCCTTGAGAGGACGACATGCGAGGAATCGCTCAGCGACTTGCCCAACTGTTGGCGGTGTTCGTGGTGGTCACCTTCTTCACCGCGGGCTTGATCAGCCTCGTGCCCGGCCGGCCTGAACTGATCGTGATCCCCTTCGATCAGACCGGTGAACAACAACAGGCATTCCGAGAGGCCAACAACCTCGACGAACCGCTTCCGGTGAGGTGGTTCGAATGGGTGAAGGACTTCGTCGGCGGCGACATGGGGAACTTCTACAGCGCCACTGGAGGCGAGCCGGTCTCCAACCGCTTCGGCGAGTCGTGGCCGGTGTCGCTGGCCCTGATCCTCTACACACAGGTCGTTGCGTTGGCCATCGCGGTGCCGCTGGCCATCTGGGCTGCGTACCGCTCGGGCGGCTGGGTGGACAAGGCCATCAACACCACAGCATTCGCGCTCATCTCCCTACCAGGCTTTGCCGTCGCGCTCCTGCTCACGTATTTCCTCGGCGTGAAGATGAGGTGGCTCCCGACCCAGGGCTACGAACGGCTCAGCGAAGATCCGGTTCAGCACTTCAAGACCGTGGCCATCCCGGTGCTCTCCTTGGCCGCCGGGCAGATAGCGGTCTACATGCGCCTCCTCCGTTCGGACCTCGTGGCCACCCTCCAGGAGGATTTCATCCTCATGGCCAAAGCCAAGGGCATCTCCAATGGACGGGTGCTATGGCGCCACGCTCTTCGACCCTCCAGCCTCACCCTGCTGACCGTCACCGGTCTCAGCATGGGCAACCTCATCGGTGGGACAATCGTCGTCGAGTACCTCCTATCCATCCCGGGACTCGGGCTGATGCTCGGCGAGGCCGTTGGTTACCGGCAGTACGAGGCCCTTCAAAGCCTGGTCGCCGTCATCGCCATTGCGTTCGTGCTCATCAACTTCGCGGTAGACGCGCTCTACACCGTGCTCGACCCCCGGATTCGGGAACGTTCCGCATGAATCAGAACTCGGCACTCTCCGACACCACCCAGGACTCGCAATCGTTGGAAGCACGGCAGCCTTCTGAGCCATCGGAACCCAAGAAGCGACTACCGCTTGGCGCCTACCTCGCCATCGGCTGGCTGGTCCTGATTGTCGGCTCGGCCATCCTGGCCGACTTCCTTCCGCTCCACGACCCCGCAGCTGAGGTGGCGTCCCTCCCGAGGCTTGCCCCCGGCCAGGAGGGGTTGATCCTCGGTGCAGACAACGGGTCCAGAGACATGCTGTCGCGCACCATCTACGGTGCCCGCTCCTCGCTGTTGATCGCCGTGGGTGCAGTCGGGATCGGGTTCGTGGTCGGAGGCCTGCTGGGCCTGCTTGGCGGCTACTTCCGAAACTGGATCGGCAAGGTTCTCACCAGCCTCTTCGACATCCTGCTCGCCATCCCAGCGTTGGTGTTGGCCCTCTCCCTGGTGTCGGTGCTCAAAGGGGGTGGCGTGCAGGATCAGGACTCGTTCCGCCTTCCTCCCATCTGGATCCTGATCATCTCCTTGGGGGTGGTTTCGATTCCGCTTCTGGCGCGCATTACCAGAGGCAACACCATGGCATGGTCACAACGCGAGTTCGTCACCGCGGCCCAGGCTCAGGGTGCGACCCACGGCAGGATCCTCTTCCGAGAGATACTGCCCAACGTCCTGCCCGCCATGGTGTACATCGCCATCCTCGGAATCGCCATCGCCATCGTCGCCGAGGGCGGCCTCGCCATTCTTGGTGCCAGTCTCGATCCGCCGACTCCGAGCTGGGGGGTGATGATCAACGACGGGCGGTCCTACATGCGAGATGCCCCCTTCATCATGTTCGTACCCATCACCGCTACGTTCTTCACGGTCATGTCGCTCAACTACCTCGGTGACCTCATCCGGGAGCGCTACGACGTTCGGGAGAGCGCCCTGTGAGCACCGACATGCACGCCAACGAGAACCCGACCACGACCGTGCTCGAGGTGAGCGACCTGGTCACCAGGTTCAGCAGCGAGCGCGGCACCGTCAACGCTGTTCGTGGAGTCTCTCTGTCGCTTGAGCGGGGTCGAACCCTGGGTGTCGTCGGCGAGTCGGGCTCAGGAAAGTCGGTCCTATCCCGTTCGATCATGGGGCTGGTTCCACCTAACGCCTCACGAACCGGAAGCGTTCGCTTCGAGGGCCAGGAGATCCTCAACCTGCCGTCTAACGAGATGCGCCACTTCTGGGGCGAGAAGATGTCGATGGTCTTCCAGGACCCGATGACCGCACTGAACCCGGTGCTGCGCGTCGAACGCCAGATCACCGAGTCCCTCCACGAGCACATCGACATGACCAAGGCCCAGGCCCGCGAGACGGCCCTGGCGCTTCTCACGTCGGTCGGAATTCCCGAACCGGCCCGACGCCTCCGCCAGTATCCCCACGAGATGTCGGGGGGTATGCGTCAACGCATCATGATCGCCATCGCCTTGGCCTGTGGACCTCGGATGCTCTTCGCCGACGAGCCGACCACCGCGCTTGACGTAACTGTGCAGGCCCAGATCCTCGATCTGTTGCAGGAACTCCAAGCGGACCGTCAGATGGCCATGATCCTTGTGACCCACGACCTTGGGGTGGTGGCGGGCCGGGCTCACGACATTGCGGTCATGTACGCCGGACGCATCGTGGAGATGGCTCCCGCAGCTCGACTCTTCGCTTCGGTACGCCACCCGTACACCGAAGCTCTCCTGCGATCCATCCCCAAGCTGGAGATGGCCAAGCACACTCGTCTCGATGCCATCGAGGGACGGCCCCCGGACCTCGTGCGCCCCCCGCAGGGCTGTGCCTTCGCCGCTCGCTGCTCCTACGCACAGGAGCGGTGCATGACCGATGACCCAATCCTCCAGGTGGATTCGAGCGATCCCAGCCACTCCTTTGCCTGCCACTTTCCGGTGGGCACGGATGGATCTTCAGACACCCTGGCCACTACGACGTCGACGCCGATACCGTCCCCCGGCATCAAGGTGGATGGACGCCCTCCGAGACTGACCGGCGATACCCCCTCGGAAGATCTCGGCTCCAACGATCCTCAGACCAAGGGGAGTGAGGACTGATGGCCGGCATCGGCAAGGCCCACCTTCGAGCTTCCGACCAGGCCCTGCTCCGGGTGGAAGACCTGGTGGTCGAGTTTCCGGCTGGACGCGGACAGCGTGTCCATGCCGTGACCGACGTGAACCTGGATGTGCTGAGGGGAGAGACGCTAGGCCTGGTGGGCGAGTCAGGTTGTGGCAAGTCGACAACGGGCAAGGCCATCATGCAGCTGCCCGCCCCGACCTCGGGATCGGTGGTCTTCGACGGAACCGACCTGACCGGGCTGGAGGGAACCGCTCTACGGGAGGTACGTACCCGACTCCAGATGATCTTCCAGGATCCGATCTCATCGCTCAATCCCCGACGTCGAATCGAAGACATCGTGGCCGAGGGCATCGACATCTGGAAGAAGGCCTCGGGCGCAGACCGGGATCGTCAAGTCGACGACATGCTCCTGACCGTCGGCATGGACCCAAGGGTGGTCCGGGGACGTCGCCCCCACCAGTTCTCAGGTGGTCAGTGCCAGCGGATCTCGATCGCTCGCGCCGTAATCACCGAGCCACAGCTCATCGTTTGCGATGAACCCGTCTCCGCTCTCGACGTGTCGGTGCAGGCTCAGATCCTGAACCTCCTCGAGGACATGAAGGCCCAGTACGGCCTCACCCTCATCTTCATCGCCCACGATCTCGCCGTGGTCAAGAACATCAGCGACCGGGTGGCGGTCATGTACCTGGGGCGATTGTGCGAAGTCGGTGATCCAGACGTGCTCTACCAAGCACCCGCACACCCCTATACCGCGGCCCTCCTCAGCGCGATCCCGGTTCCCGACCCCTCGGTCCGGCCCGATCAACGCCAGACCCTCGGCGGTGAGATCCCCTCCCCTCTGTCTCCTCCGTCAGGGTGCCGCTTCCGGACGCGCTGCCCTCGGGCCGACGAGCAATGCGTCGACGAGGTGCCAGAGATGGTCCAGATCGGCGATGACCACTTCGTGGCTTGCCACCATCCGCTCGAGCCCGGCGAGGCCGAGACAATGGTGACCGTCTCAGGGGGGATTTCCTGACGCGGGCTTCGCGTCTGACGCCTGACCTTCGTCGGGCCCTGATCCTCGACGCGGCCGAATTGCTCCTCGCCGAACAGGATCCTTTGACAGTCCCGATGGAGGGCGTGGCCAAAGCCGCTGGGACTTCGCGTCCGCTGGTACACAGCTACTTCACCGACCGACGAGGCCTCCTCGACGCGATCCACATCCGGATAATCCGACGTCTGGATGACTGGGTGTTCCATGGCCTCGAGCGTGCCGACACCACCCACGCCCGGATCGCGGCGCTCGTCAACGGTGTCATGTCGTTCATTGACCAGGAATCCCAAGCCTGGGGGATTCTGTCCACCAGCGGGGGGTACGACCATCCCGCCTTTCACCGGCTTCGCGCCCGTTGGGTCGATTCCCTCGTCGATGGCAACCCAGATCGGATGATTCCGGCCCAGGTCGTCGTCTCCGCCCTGGTTCTCACCGGCGGCAGCTGGGTGACAGCCGGCACCGAACCTGTGGCCGTGGTTCGGGTCTTGGCCCCGCTGGTCACCACCGACACCGCACCCACTGGGTGAGGTGTCGGGGGTCACCACCTGACAGGATGAGCAGATGGCCAAGCCCCCCGCGATGGAAATCGATCTCAACACCATCTACACCGTCACCCTAGGCACCCCCAAGGGAACGATCGTGATGGACCTCGACCCGAGACTGGCGCCCAACACCGTCAACCACTTCGTCGTCCTGGCCCGCCAGGGCTTCTACACCGGGCTCACCTTCCACCGGGTCGTGCCCGGGTTCGTAATCCAGGGCGGTGACCCCGAGGGAAGCGGTCGCGGTGGTCCCGGCTACCGGTGGAACGACGAACCGGTGAAGGCCGAGTACACGTTGGGAGCGCTGGCCATGGCCAACGCCGGCCCCAACACCAACGGAAGCCAGTTCTTCATCTGCATCGATGACTGCACCACCAAGTTGGACAAGCTCTACAACCTGTTCGGGTACGTCACCGAGGGCATCGAGGTCGCTCAGGCCATCTCCGTCGGCGACACCATGGACTCGGTCGAGGTAGCCGAACGCCCTGCGTCCTGACGCGCGGTCTCGGTGTACCTCAACCTGGCCGCTCTGCACGAACTGATCGGTGAGCATCGTCAGGATGATCCCTGCCTGATCTGGCGCGACCGCGTCTGGACGTGGTCGGAGGTGACCGAACGGACTCGTCGGCTGGCCAACTTCCTGGTGGACCGCGGGCTGGGACGTCACGGCCCCCTGTCCGACCGGGCTTGGTGGGAGTCTCCTCACGACCATGTGGCCATCTATGCCACCAATGGAAACGCCTACCTGGAGGTGATGGTCGGCGCCGCCAAGGCCGGAGCAGCATCGGTCAACGTCAACTACCGCTACGGTCCCGCGGAGCTGGCCTATGTCCTCAATGATTCGGGCGCGTCCGCGGTCCTATACCAGCGATCCTTTTCCCCGACCCTCGTCCAGGCGCTCCCGCTGTTGGAGCGGTCGCCACTGCTCGTGTGCATCGACGACGGCACCGACGTCCCTCACCTCGATGGCGCCATCGACTACGAAGAAGCAATCCGGTCATCGCCGAGTGACAGACCTGAGGTGTCGTGGCTACCCGACGACCTCTACATCCTCTACACCGGCGGAACGACTGGAAAGCCCAAAGGTGTGTTGTGGAGGCAGGCAGACTTCCTGGTGGCGGCGCTGGGTCTTGTTCCTACCGGCATGGACGAAGTCGATGGTGCGAGATTGGTCGATGCGGCCATGTCACGACACCTCAGAGCTCTTCCCGCTCCTCCGTTCATGCATGGAGCCGCTCACTGGAACGCTCTCAGCTGCTGGCTCAACGGTGGCACCGTCGTCGTTCAGGACCGTACCGACACCTTCGTTGCCGCTGATGTGCTCGATACCTGTGAGCGACGCAGGGTCACGTCATTGCAGATCGTGGGCGATGCCTTCGCCCGACCGCTGGTCGATGAGCTCCGACGACAAACGCGAGATCTGTCAGCCCTTAGGCACCTTCTGACCGGTGGCGCGATCCTGTCACCTGCCATCCAACACGATCTCCTCGAACTCCTACCCGGGCTGAAGATCGTCGATGTGCTCGGGTCTTCCGAGACCGGGCGCCAGGCGGTGGCCAACACCTCCGGCGATCAACCCGACGGTGCCGGGAGGTTCGCACCCGCGGCCACGACCGCTGTGATCAGAGAGGACCGCCAGAGCGTGCTCCCAGCCGACGACCTCAGCATCGGCTGGCTGGGGCAGGGAGGCCGGATGCCTCGTGGCTACCTCGGCGACGAGGCCCGAACCACAGCCACGTTCCCGACGATTTCAGGAGTGCGCTGGGCCGTCGCCGGAGACCGGGCCCGCCATCGCGGTGACGGGACCATCGAGTTGCTGGGCCGCGAATCGGTCACCATCAACACCGGTGGGGAGAAGGTGTTCGCCGAGGAGGTTGAACAGGCGTTGAAGGCTCACCCCGCGGTCTACGACGTGCTTGTGGTGGGTCGACCCAGCGACCGGTGGGGTCAAGAGGTCACCGCAGTCGTGGCCTTCAGGTCCGGTCGATCAGCCACAGTCGAGGAGCTCCGGTCCGAATGTGGCCAGCATCTCGCCCGGTACAAGCTCCCCCGACACCTGGTGACGGTCGATTCGATCCAGCGCAGCCCCAGCGGCAAACCCGACTACGCCTGGGCGCTCCAGGTGACCGAGCAAGAGCAATGAGCACTTCTGGAGGCGGTGCCCAGCGGACGCTCCACCTCACCTCACCTCTCGACCTCGTGCTCACCACGGCACCGCTCAGGCACGGACCCGACGATCCTTCCTGCCGTGTGTTCGGCGGCGCAGTGTGGCGCGCGTGGCGCTCCCCCGCCGGTCCAACAACGGTCCGCTTCACACCAGTTCCGAGCGGCATCGAGGTGACGGCCTGGGGGGAAGGGGCCGAAGCGGCGTTGGATGCTGCCCCCAACGTGGTTGGCGCCACCGACGAGAGCGGCGATTTCGATCCCGGACCAGGACCGGTCCGGATGCTGTGGGATCGGTTCGGTGGGCTTCGCATCCCGAGGACCGGCGCGGTGACCGCCGACCTGATCGCCCACGTCATGAAGAGGGATGTCACGACCTTCGAAGCCCACCGCGCCCACCGCCAGACGGCGGAG
This window contains:
- a CDS encoding peptidylprolyl isomerase, with protein sequence MAKPPAMEIDLNTIYTVTLGTPKGTIVMDLDPRLAPNTVNHFVVLARQGFYTGLTFHRVVPGFVIQGGDPEGSGRGGPGYRWNDEPVKAEYTLGALAMANAGPNTNGSQFFICIDDCTTKLDKLYNLFGYVTEGIEVAQAISVGDTMDSVEVAERPAS
- a CDS encoding TetR/AcrR family transcriptional regulator — protein: MLLAEQDPLTVPMEGVAKAAGTSRPLVHSYFTDRRGLLDAIHIRIIRRLDDWVFHGLERADTTHARIAALVNGVMSFIDQESQAWGILSTSGGYDHPAFHRLRARWVDSLVDGNPDRMIPAQVVVSALVLTGGSWVTAGTEPVAVVRVLAPLVTTDTAPTG
- a CDS encoding ABC transporter permease, with protein sequence MRGIAQRLAQLLAVFVVVTFFTAGLISLVPGRPELIVIPFDQTGEQQQAFREANNLDEPLPVRWFEWVKDFVGGDMGNFYSATGGEPVSNRFGESWPVSLALILYTQVVALAIAVPLAIWAAYRSGGWVDKAINTTAFALISLPGFAVALLLTYFLGVKMRWLPTQGYERLSEDPVQHFKTVAIPVLSLAAGQIAVYMRLLRSDLVATLQEDFILMAKAKGISNGRVLWRHALRPSSLTLLTVTGLSMGNLIGGTIVVEYLLSIPGLGLMLGEAVGYRQYEALQSLVAVIAIAFVLINFAVDALYTVLDPRIRERSA
- a CDS encoding ABC transporter ATP-binding protein, whose translation is MHANENPTTTVLEVSDLVTRFSSERGTVNAVRGVSLSLERGRTLGVVGESGSGKSVLSRSIMGLVPPNASRTGSVRFEGQEILNLPSNEMRHFWGEKMSMVFQDPMTALNPVLRVERQITESLHEHIDMTKAQARETALALLTSVGIPEPARRLRQYPHEMSGGMRQRIMIAIALACGPRMLFADEPTTALDVTVQAQILDLLQELQADRQMAMILVTHDLGVVAGRAHDIAVMYAGRIVEMAPAARLFASVRHPYTEALLRSIPKLEMAKHTRLDAIEGRPPDLVRPPQGCAFAARCSYAQERCMTDDPILQVDSSDPSHSFACHFPVGTDGSSDTLATTTSTPIPSPGIKVDGRPPRLTGDTPSEDLGSNDPQTKGSED
- a CDS encoding ABC transporter permease, which encodes MNQNSALSDTTQDSQSLEARQPSEPSEPKKRLPLGAYLAIGWLVLIVGSAILADFLPLHDPAAEVASLPRLAPGQEGLILGADNGSRDMLSRTIYGARSSLLIAVGAVGIGFVVGGLLGLLGGYFRNWIGKVLTSLFDILLAIPALVLALSLVSVLKGGGVQDQDSFRLPPIWILIISLGVVSIPLLARITRGNTMAWSQREFVTAAQAQGATHGRILFREILPNVLPAMVYIAILGIAIAIVAEGGLAILGASLDPPTPSWGVMINDGRSYMRDAPFIMFVPITATFFTVMSLNYLGDLIRERYDVRESAL
- a CDS encoding ATP-binding cassette domain-containing protein, whose protein sequence is MAGIGKAHLRASDQALLRVEDLVVEFPAGRGQRVHAVTDVNLDVLRGETLGLVGESGCGKSTTGKAIMQLPAPTSGSVVFDGTDLTGLEGTALREVRTRLQMIFQDPISSLNPRRRIEDIVAEGIDIWKKASGADRDRQVDDMLLTVGMDPRVVRGRRPHQFSGGQCQRISIARAVITEPQLIVCDEPVSALDVSVQAQILNLLEDMKAQYGLTLIFIAHDLAVVKNISDRVAVMYLGRLCEVGDPDVLYQAPAHPYTAALLSAIPVPDPSVRPDQRQTLGGEIPSPLSPPSGCRFRTRCPRADEQCVDEVPEMVQIGDDHFVACHHPLEPGEAETMVTVSGGIS
- a CDS encoding AMP-binding protein, which codes for MYLNLAALHELIGEHRQDDPCLIWRDRVWTWSEVTERTRRLANFLVDRGLGRHGPLSDRAWWESPHDHVAIYATNGNAYLEVMVGAAKAGAASVNVNYRYGPAELAYVLNDSGASAVLYQRSFSPTLVQALPLLERSPLLVCIDDGTDVPHLDGAIDYEEAIRSSPSDRPEVSWLPDDLYILYTGGTTGKPKGVLWRQADFLVAALGLVPTGMDEVDGARLVDAAMSRHLRALPAPPFMHGAAHWNALSCWLNGGTVVVQDRTDTFVAADVLDTCERRRVTSLQIVGDAFARPLVDELRRQTRDLSALRHLLTGGAILSPAIQHDLLELLPGLKIVDVLGSSETGRQAVANTSGDQPDGAGRFAPAATTAVIREDRQSVLPADDLSIGWLGQGGRMPRGYLGDEARTTATFPTISGVRWAVAGDRARHRGDGTIELLGRESVTINTGGEKVFAEEVEQALKAHPAVYDVLVVGRPSDRWGQEVTAVVAFRSGRSATVEELRSECGQHLARYKLPRHLVTVDSIQRSPSGKPDYAWALQVTEQEQ